A segment of the Lycium ferocissimum isolate CSIRO_LF1 chromosome 5, AGI_CSIRO_Lferr_CH_V1, whole genome shotgun sequence genome:
GTTGATAATGCTACCACTCCCCACCAGCCAGTTCAATATAACACCCGAGATGTGCATGGGAGAAGCTGAAGGGAAGCTACATTATGTGTTGGTTTCTGAGCACGGACTTCAGTTGTGGGTGCTTAAGGATCACTTTACTTCTCAATGGGATCTTACTTTTACAACCACTTTAGAAGATCTGGAGAAAGAAAACGGCAAGTATCTGTTCAGGATAGCGGAAAAGCTGGCAAGTAATTATTGTACCGGTTTTCCTTGGATCGGGACTTTTGCTTTCAAGGATAATATCCTGCTTATGAGGGTTGCATCTGATATCTATTTTTATCACTTTGAGACAAGGAAGATGAGACACCTCTGCGGCCTTTCTGCTCTGGCGCCAAAGCCTTTTTTTGTTGCCACTGTGGTTCCATATACAATGAGCTTAGTTCCACTTGCTTAGGCATAAAAACAGTCACTCTTTTCTCCTTTTAGTCCATGGTTTAGCAATATATGTAGGCCATTACCGATATATCAAATGCTCTTTCTGATATGCTTGGGATATGCATCAGTTTTTTGTTCCATCCTTGGTGAGAGCATGTTTAGAAAGGTTTAATTACACAGTTTCATATGTTAGGGTACTATTTTGAGCAACAATATCAAGTTACAATGTATATTCTGGCAGTCCTTACTGAAGGTAgagatgaaaaacatgaaagatTCTGAGTTAGAATGACACAATTAAGCGTATTGTGGTTTTTCCTTTTGTAAATTCTCTCTTGTTGATGCCTGTTCCATCCCTCGAAAATGATTGCTATGAAAAGAACTTAAGTTGTGAGTCTAAGACCTTAGTTTGTATTATGTATTGTGATCTGATGTCAAGCTTTAATATATCTCAGGCATATTATggaatatgttttttttttttttttctcttgatctaTACTGTTCCATGATGTTGCAGGTCATTGAGctgtttttctttcaatttaatCTATCCCCTAATTACATCGGattgttctttttcttcaatATAAGTTTCTTAATACAGTGCCACCAAGGAAACATGATAGATTCTGAGATTAAACATTAAACACAAAATGATTCTGAATCTTAGACACTACCAAAAGTTTATTATACATTCTGGTCCTTTGGTAGATGTCGAGATGATTCTGAGTTGAAAATAACACATTGTGGTTCATCTGCAAGGGCTCTTTTGTTTGCTCAGTTGATGTGCCTTTTTTCTAAGTTTTCAGTACCATAGTCaggcctctctctctctctgttaaAAGAGTTTATTTGTAGTCAAAACTAAGTTGGTACTAAATGTGGCATATTGTAGGAGTAGCTGATATAtatttcttgtttttccttAGATTGATTCTTTCAAAGAATTCTATTCATAAGCCTTTTGTATTCCTTCAGTTTGATCTAGATCTGTTTAATACTCAGTAAAAATGTTCCAccaacaaaagaagaaaaagatttgTTTTCCTTCTTCTTGTTGTTAGTTCTTTTTCCACAAAAAAATCCATATGTTACTTTCAAAACTTAAAAAGTTCACAACTTTACATGAAATAGTAACTGGTGTCCATAATGAACCATCTTTCTCTAAATTTACAACAAAGAAAAACTATAGAGCATCTGTCATATGGGACAAGAACcaagaggaggaggaagagagCAAATATTCAAATATACTGCGTAAATGTGTCGAGACATCAAAATTAGATAACGCCAAAGCCATTCAGGCGAAACTGCTGAAAAACCCGGGCAGCACGTCTTCGCTATACTTACACAACAATCTTCTAAATGCTTATGTGAAATGTGGTGACACCACGAACGGGCTCAAACTGTTTGATGAAATGACTCAGAGAAATGTGGTAACTTGGACTGCCCTCATTGCTGGCTATGTGCAAAAGGGCTTTGCTAACGAAGCTTTCTCTTTGTTTACCCGTATGCACAGGAGTGGAACGATGCCTAACGAGTTCACTTTTGTGAGTGCCCTCCACGCTTGCTCGTTTGAGGATAGATTAAACTTGATTAATGCATACCAAGTATATGGACTAATCACAAGACTTGGGTTCGAGTCTAATGTTTACTTAGTGAATGCTTTTTTAACGACTTTGATTAGGCACGGTAGATTAGATGAAGCATTAAAGGTTTTCGAGCGATGTTCCAATAAAGATATTGTTACTTGGAATGCAATGCTAGGTGGTTGCATGCAATTTTGTTGCTCAGAGGTACCAAGGCTTTGGTACAGGATGATCCGCGAAGGAGTAGTACCAGATAAATTCAGTTTTGCTAGTGTTCTTACTGGGTTAGCAGAGGTTTCCGATCTTGATTTAGGTGTCCAAGTTCATGCCCAGCTTGTTAAGTCGGGTCATGGAAGTGAGATCTGTGTAGGGAACTCTTTGGTGGATATGTATTTGAAAAATCGAAGCTTGGGTGCGGGTTTCAAGGCGTTCAAAGAGATCCATTTTAAAGACGTTTGTTCCTGGACGCAAATGGCAGCAGGGTGTTTGAACTGCGACGAGCCAATTGAAGCTCTAAGGGTCATTGGAGAAATGAGGAGGACAGGAGTAATGCCTAATAAGTTTACTCTAGCTACTGCGTTTAGTGCATGTGCCAATACAGCCTCTTTCAAAGAAGGGGAGAAAGTTCATGGCTTGAGGGTCAAACTTGGGGATGACATTGATGTTTGTGTAGATAATGCATTGCTTGACATGTACGCGAAATGTGGTTGCATGGACGGGGCATTCATGGTTTTTCAGTCGATGAGTGAGCACACTACAGTTTCATGGACCACTATGATTATGGGCTATGCGCAAAACGGATATCCTAGTAAAGCTCTTGAAACTTTCCATCAGATGAGGGAGGAAGGGGCAGAGCCTAACTATATTACCTTCATATGTGTGCTTTATGCTTGCAGCGAAGGAGGACTTATCAATGAGGGATGGAAGTATTTCACTTCAATGAGTGATGACTATGGTATTCTCCCTGGAGAAGATCACTATGCTTGTATGGTGAATCTCCTTGGACGTGCTGGACGCGTTAGAGAAGCTGAGGAATTAATCTTGAGTATGCCCTTTCAACCTGGTTTATTGGTCTGGCAAACCTTGCTTGGGGCATCCCGGCTTCATGGGGATATGGAAACTGCAAAGCGAGCAGCAGAACGAGCATTACAAGTCGACAAAGTTGATCCTTCAATCTATGTGTTATTGTCCAACACATTTGCTGGTTTGCAAAATTGGGATGGTGTTGGAACTGTGAGGGAATTGATGCATAGAAGGGATGTCAAGAAAGTTCCTGGCTCCAGTTGGTTTTAAATGTCAAGAAAGAATCCTATGGTGTAACTTTTATTCTTCTAGCTTGAATGATGAATCAGTCGCAAAAATATCCGTTTTATCGACTCATCAAGTTCCCATTGTGATAGGATCAACACGAGGAAAAACACTTGCCATTCGTTGGCTATAATGTTTGTCTTGCAAGAACCTGTATAGGCTGTATTTggcctttttatttttggatcTTCCTGTTGGTGCTGTTCTTTGCTCTTGATTGCAAATAAATCTCAGAATACTTCTCTATATCTTTTGCAAAGTTTACAGTTGATGTTTAGGAAGTGTCCATTTTGCAAAAGTTAGCCTCAATTTaacccctttttcttttggggGTTTAGTGAAAgggacattttttttaattatgacaAGAGAACTGCAGCTGCCATACTTCAAGTGCACACAGGGTAAATTCTACTTGTGTAATAGCCTGCAAATCATACAGACGGGATAACCTGCACTAAGCAAGCCCCgggcgacgagctcgacccagaagatAAATCTCCTGTTTTGTAGGTAGAAGGTTTCGAACCTGAAACTTCTATTATGGAACTCATGCTCAACCAACTTAGCCATCCTTGTGGGCCAGTAAAAGTGACATCTAGACTAAGTCTTTATAAAAGGGTCCAGTCTTTTATACCCGAGGACCGGGACCAGGGTCCAGGAGTACACGTGAATTCTGCAAAATGCTTGCTTATCCAACATGACAACCTCTTAGGTTCCTTTTCGTGCATTATTACCATTAATTACTTCATACTCTTATCTTAACTCTATTTGACAATCTATAAAGGAAGTTCCGTCCTTGTTTCAGTTACCTAAAACAAATCACTTccttcctttgttttcttctaAAATTTTCGGTTCACATAGTTTTtgtacttttaattatttatatggggaGAACTTTtaatactattattattattattggtatatttaattaattttcacttttatttgaaaTATAACTATAATCAGTAGAATTCGTATGACGGCTATCAATTTGTTTGAGGTTGAGGAgtaattattattgttattatttattttgaacttCTAATCAAACCAATTTAAACGAGAAACTTTTGGATTTGACCCAAACAATAGTTGAACTCCGGACTTACCTTAGAAAGCAATTGCTTTCTTACCCGACATGAAAACCTTTTTTAGCCACTAGTTCGGCTGAGATAATTTCAAGGAAATGTATAGCTGATCTCGGAGAGGGaataaacattttgatagaatttaagttatatatattgataatatataaaaaaaaattaccttattGATATAAATTAAGTAGTATAGCAAGTTATAACTCtatttttcatgttatcatATCAGGTTTAAGCGGCGGagacaaaattcaaaatttataaattccgaactttcaccaaattgatCATAGTTTGTTTTAGTTACTGAATTcgtaattaaatatttatttatatttaacaGATTTTCTAATACATACCTCCAACCCTATTAGGTCTTATATGATAATAATATAACATCTTTTTATACTATTAGATAAGTAAATcaataagaaaattaaataagCACATTGAATTACAAGTAGATACCCTATTGTTATATGACGACATCGATATGTATGAATGAAATGATTTTTACAATTTAAACAAAACAATAACTCTCGGGCTCGTTTGGTACGAGAGATAAGGATAAATAATTCCGagattatatttgagatgaatTTATCCCACATTTGGTTGGGATAATATTGGGACTTTATCGGGAAATTCCATAGAGttagttaagattcttaagaagagGAAGATTAATATAGCTTGCGTCCAAGAGACTAAATGAGTAGGACCTAAAGCTAAGGATGTGGACGGGTACAAGCTTTGGTTCTCGGGCAAGTCGAGGTATAGGAATGGGGTAGGGATCTTGGTAGATAGTGAGCTTAGAGATCAGGTGGTAGAGGTTAGGACGATCAATGACAGGATGATGGCGATTAAGTTAGTCGTTGGATGGTTCACCTTGAACATTGTTAGTGCCTACGCGTCACAAGTGGGTTTGGACGAGGAGGTAAAAAGGCGCTTTTGGGAGGACTTGGACGAATTGGTGGTAAGTATACCGCCTGCGAGAAGTTATTCATAAGAGGAGATTTCAATAGGCACATTGGAGTCATTTTGAGGGTTATGACGAGGTGCATGGAGGATTTGGCTTCGGGGACAGGAATGGTGGAGGAGTCTCACTCCTGAATTTCGCAAAAGCTTTTGGATTGGTGGTAGCCAACTCGAATTTTTCGAAGAAGGAGGAGCATTTGGTAACCTTCCGTAGCTTGGTGGCTGCGACGCAGATAGACTTTTTGCTTCTTAGAAAAGATGATAAAGGCTTCTGTAAGGACTGCAAGGTCATACCGAGTGAGAATTTTATGACCCAACATAAGCTATTGGTGATGGATTTGAAgataagaaggaagaagaagaagagggtcgtgAATGACCGACCGAGGATTAGGTGGGGGAGTTTGACTCTGTCTAGTGCCCTAGAGATGGGAGAGAAATTGATGGCTATGGGAGCGTGGGATAGTAGAGGGGATGCGAGCAGTATGTGGGATAGGACGGCCAATTGCATTAGGGAAGCATCTAGAGAGGTATTGGGGGTCTCACGAGGCCGCCGTGGTGGGCACCgaggggattggtggtggaatggagaagtcgAGGGAAGGTAGAAGCAAAGAAGCGAGGCACGTGTGAAGTTGGTAGATAGCAAGGATGATGAAGAGAAAGCGGACGAACGAGGGAAAAGTATAAGATGGCGAGAAAGGAGGTGAAGTTGGCAGTTTCGGCGGCTAAAACGGCAGCCTTTGAACGCCTTTATGCAGAACTAGAGGACGAGAGGTGGGGATAAGAAGCTATTTAAGCTTGCCAAGGTGAGAGAGAGGAAGGGACGCGacttggatcaagtgaagtgcatcaaggacgaggatgGCCAAGTGTTAGTACAGGAAACCCGCATTAGACAGAGATGGCAgtcatactttcatgaactcTTGAACGAAGGAGGGGACaaagacattgtgttgggagacttGGAGCACTCTGATAGGCGTCGCGAGTTTGgatattgtaggagtataaaggttgaggaggttaagggaGCTATTCGTAGGATGCGCAGGGGAAGAGCGACCGGACCTGACGAGATTcctggagaattttggaagaatacaGGCAGGGTAGGCTTGGAGTGGTGCGGGggggttgtttaatgtcattttcaagacaGCGAAGATGCCGgaagaatggaggtggagtacaatgattctcgtgtacaagaacaagggagaCATTCAAagctgcaacaactatagaggtatcaagctgctaagtcacactatgaaagtgtgggaaagggtggtggaaatgagggtgaggagaggtgtgtctatttcagagaaccagtttggattcatgccggggcgctcgactacagaagccattcatattgtaaggagattggtggagcaaTATAGGGAGCGGAAGAGGGACTTGCGCAGGTATTCATTGACTAGAAAAGGCTACGACAAAATGCCAAGAGAGGTccatggagatgcttggaggctaaaggtgtacctgtggtgtacattagagcgataaaggacatgtatgatggagctaagaccggggtaaggacggtaggaggagaTTCGGAGCACTTTCCTATTCtgatggggttgcatcaggGATCAACTCTTAGCCCGTTTCTattcgccttggtgatggatgaattgacgcgacaaatataaagtgaggtgccttggtgtatgttgttcgcggatgacataatcctgattgacgagactcgcaacGGAGTTAATGATAAGCTGGAGGCTTGGAGACAgacgttggagtctaaaggatttaaattgagtaggaccaagacaaaATACTTGGAGTGCAGGTTCAGTGGCGTACCGGCAAGGCTGAcgaggaagtgaggcttggtacccaggccactcaaaagaaaggaagtttcaagtatcttgggtctattatacagggagatggggatatcgacgaTGATGTTTCATATCGTATcggtgcagggtggatgaaatggaggctcgcctcCGGAGtgttgtgtgataagaaagtgctaccaaaacttaaaggcaagttctacaaagtggtggttagaccgactttattatatggggcggagtgttggccagtcaagaaattTCACgatcagaagatgaaagtcgcggaaatgcgaatctttgcggtggatgtgtgggcacactaggagggaTAAATTAGGGCtgaagatatccgagacaaggtgggagtggcatcggtggaggacaagatgcgagaagcgagggcgagatggtttgggcatgtgaagaggagagacacggatgctcaggtgcggaggtgtgagaggttggctatggaagGTTTCGGAGAGAGGTAAaggaggccgaagaagtattggggagaggtgattagacagatATAGCACGCTTTCAgctcaccgagg
Coding sequences within it:
- the LOC132056371 gene encoding pentatricopeptide repeat-containing protein At2g13600-like, translated to MLLSKLKKFTTLHEIVTGVHNEPSFSKFTTKKNYRASVIWDKNQEEEEESKYSNILRKCVETSKLDNAKAIQAKLLKNPGSTSSLYLHNNLLNAYVKCGDTTNGLKLFDEMTQRNVVTWTALIAGYVQKGFANEAFSLFTRMHRSGTMPNEFTFVSALHACSFEDRLNLINAYQVYGLITRLGFESNVYLVNAFLTTLIRHGRLDEALKVFERCSNKDIVTWNAMLGGCMQFCCSEVPRLWYRMIREGVVPDKFSFASVLTGLAEVSDLDLGVQVHAQLVKSGHGSEICVGNSLVDMYLKNRSLGAGFKAFKEIHFKDVCSWTQMAAGCLNCDEPIEALRVIGEMRRTGVMPNKFTLATAFSACANTASFKEGEKVHGLRVKLGDDIDVCVDNALLDMYAKCGCMDGAFMVFQSMSEHTTVSWTTMIMGYAQNGYPSKALETFHQMREEGAEPNYITFICVLYACSEGGLINEGWKYFTSMSDDYGILPGEDHYACMVNLLGRAGRVREAEELILSMPFQPGLLVWQTLLGASRLHGDMETAKRAAERALQVDKVDPSIYVLLSNTFAGLQNWDGVGTVRELMHRRDVKKVPGSSWF